A window from Candidatus Krumholzibacteriia bacterium encodes these proteins:
- a CDS encoding Trm112 family protein, with translation MISNELVEILVCPEDHTPVHRADQELLDSLNENIRKGELKTREGELVLDLLEEGLIREDGKVLYPVREGIPIMLVSESISLAEEDAGAEA, from the coding sequence GTGATCAGCAACGAACTCGTCGAGATCCTGGTGTGTCCCGAGGACCACACGCCCGTGCATCGGGCCGACCAGGAACTCCTCGACAGCCTGAACGAGAACATCCGCAAGGGTGAGCTCAAGACCCGCGAGGGCGAGCTGGTGCTCGATCTCCTCGAGGAGGGCCTGATCCGTGAGGACGGGAAGGTGCTCTACCCCGTTCGGGAGGGAATCCCGATCATGCTGGTGAGCGAGTCGATCTCGCTGGCCGAGGAGGACGCGGGCGCCGAGGCATGA
- a CDS encoding acetyl-CoA carboxylase carboxyltransferase subunit alpha, producing MGDPKRASVTLDFEKPIVELEEKILELQQSAQNSDLDVSDEVAKLRARVEKLGKEIFSSLEPWQRVQLARHPRRPTTLDYVERIFEDYKEIHGDRAYADDPAIVGGMARLGHRHVMIIGHQKGRDTKSNIRRNFGMPHPEGYRKALRLMRLAAKFGRPVITFVDTPGAYPGVGAEERGQAEAIAHNLLEMAGLPVPILVFVTGEGGSGGALAIAVGDRVTMLENSIYSVISPEGCAAILWKDQSKANQAAAAMRITAEDVSGFGVVDRVLREPVGGAHRDPDGTAAILRDALLEDLEALESVETQQLLDDRLQKYLNIGVFHQE from the coding sequence ATGGGTGATCCCAAGCGCGCGAGCGTCACGCTCGACTTCGAGAAGCCGATCGTGGAGCTCGAGGAGAAGATCCTCGAGCTGCAGCAGTCCGCGCAGAACAGCGATCTGGACGTCAGCGACGAGGTCGCGAAGCTCCGCGCCCGGGTCGAGAAGCTGGGCAAGGAGATCTTCAGCTCGCTCGAGCCCTGGCAGCGGGTGCAGTTGGCTCGGCACCCGCGACGTCCGACGACGCTGGACTACGTGGAGCGGATCTTCGAGGACTACAAGGAGATCCACGGCGACCGGGCCTACGCCGACGATCCGGCCATCGTCGGGGGCATGGCCCGCCTCGGCCACCGTCACGTCATGATCATCGGCCATCAGAAGGGCCGCGATACCAAGAGCAACATCCGGCGGAACTTCGGGATGCCCCATCCCGAGGGCTACCGCAAGGCCCTGCGGCTCATGAGACTTGCCGCCAAATTCGGACGACCGGTCATCACTTTCGTGGACACTCCGGGGGCCTATCCGGGGGTCGGGGCCGAGGAACGGGGCCAGGCCGAGGCCATCGCCCACAATCTCCTGGAGATGGCCGGTCTTCCGGTTCCGATCCTGGTCTTCGTGACCGGCGAGGGCGGCAGCGGGGGAGCTCTGGCCATCGCCGTGGGCGACCGCGTGACGATGCTCGAGAACAGCATCTACTCCGTGATCAGCCCCGAGGGCTGCGCTGCGATCCTCTGGAAGGACCAGTCGAAGGCGAACCAGGCCGCCGCGGCCATGCGCATCACGGCCGAGGACGTCAGTGGATTCGGCGTGGTCGACCGGGTCCTGCGCGAACCCGTCGGCGGGGCTCATCGGGATCCCGACGGAACGGCGGCGATCCTGCGCGACGCTCTGCTCGAAGACCTGGAAGCGCTCGAAAGTGTTGAGACACAACAACTTCTGGATGATCGTCTGCAGAAGTACCTGAACATCGGCGTGTTCCACCAGGAGTGA